In a single window of the Coffea eugenioides isolate CCC68of chromosome 3, Ceug_1.0, whole genome shotgun sequence genome:
- the LOC113766073 gene encoding F-box/kelch-repeat protein At3g23880-like translates to MDCPSSSSVSDPAVEIPNIPEELIIEILSRLPVKPLLRFRCVSKSWNSLISSPSLIKTHRTKCSKNHDYTHHRLIFHTFEKCQNDRLKFNLKLCPLHAAIYQHDDDAPATQVTIMGDDFLVNSLGNNHDFNREIVMADFDDGYDHKVFLLGSCNGLLCVYVFGDIFLWNPSIRKSKKLPDFGPKSGTAAAMLYGFGYDESNDDYKVYRILGSNQTWVDAYSQNTNSGRRIEDFNGVLINQGVYFVSGKLHWSVGGTGGKIVTLDLTDGMYGEVEQPKYGEHHVGWNLEVLGGCLAVFYYHQNGHVDLWIMQEYGVKESWTKMVLMINYPYSSFQMFQKPVFLLKDGEILFQFGDGLVLYHPKRKSCTYPRIANVKALL, encoded by the coding sequence ATGGATtgtccatcttcttcttctgttTCAGACCCAGCAGTGGAAATCCCAAACATCCCTGAAGAACTGATTATTGAAATCCTGTCAAGGCTTCCAGTCAAACCCCTGCTGAGATTTAGGTGTGTTTCAAAATCTTGGAATTCTTTAATCTCAAGCCCATCATTGATCAAAACCCATCGGACAAAATGTTCAAAGAACCATGATTATACTCACCATAGGCTCATTTTTCATACTTTTgaaaagtgtcaaaatgacAGGCTTAAGTTTAACTTGAAGCTGTGTCCTCTCCATGCTGCAATATATCAGCATGATGATGATGCACCTGCCACTCAGGTAACCATCATGGGAGATGACTTTCTTGTTAATTCCCTGGGAAATAACCATGATTTTAACCGCGAAATAGTTATGGCAGATTTTGATGATGGTTACGACCACAAAGTATTTTTACTTGGTTCCTGCAATGGACTGCTTTGTGTTTATGTATTTGGAGACATTTTTCTGTGGAATCCATCTATCAGGAAATCCAAGAAATTACCTGACTTCGGTCCTAAATCAGGAACTGCTGCTGCCATGTTATACGGTTTTGGATATGATGAGTCTAATGATGATTACAAAGTATATAGAATTTTGGGAAGTAATCAGACATGGGTGGATGCGTATAGCCAAAACACGAACTCTGGGAGAAGAATTGAGGATTTTAATGGTGTGTTGATTAATCAAGGGGTTTATTTTGTGAGTGGAAAGCTCCATTGGAGTGTAGGTGGTACAGGTGGGAAAATTGTTACTCTTGATTTGACGGATGGGATGTATGGAGAGGTGGAACAGCCAAAATATGGAGAGCATCATGTTGGTTGGAATTTGGAAGTGTTAGGAGGATGCCTTGCAGTATTTTATTATCATCAAAATGGCCATGTGGATCTTTGGATTATGCAGGAGTATGGTGTGAAAGAGTCTTGGACTAAAATGGTTCTGATGATTAATTATCCTTACTCTAGCTTTCAAATGTTCCAGAAGCCAGTTTTTCTACTTAAGGACGGTGAGATATTGTTTCAATTTGGAGATGGCTTAGTGCTTTACCATCCAAAGCGCAAGTCATGCACATATCCTCGTATTGCTAATGTGAAAGCTCTTTTGTAA
- the LOC113766074 gene encoding 1-aminocyclopropane-1-carboxylate oxidase homolog 1-like, which yields MDHSNAKDIANHSTVDGDRFKELKAFDDGKAGVKGLVDSGITNLPRIFIRPPEDLIEEKNIGHLQVQVPVIDLSAIQGRDKSNSVIDEIRQASEEWGFFQVINHGIPQSLLDEMIDGAHRFHEQDAEVKKQYYSRDLLRMVRYFSNGDLFESSTANWNDCLAIKLTASNQVEPDELPEVCRSPVIDYASHVNKLGETLFELLSEALGLELDNLNALGCAESCYFLLHYYPPCPEPDKTQGVKRHTDFSFLTILLQDQIGGLQVLYDNQWADVPLLPGSLTVNIGDLLQIISNDRFKSAEHRVIANRIGPRVSVPCFFGGVSTPARKYGPLKELISEESPALYKEFTVPEYAQNFFSMPYDGSHRDIWKI from the exons ATGGATCACTCCAACGCCAAAGATATTGCAAATCATTCCACCGTAGATGGTGATCGTTTCAAAGAGCTCAAGGCTTTTGATGATGGCAAAGCTGGTGTGAAAGGCCTTGTTGATTCAGGGATTACTAATCTTCCCAGAATCTTCATTCGGCCTCCTGAAGACCTCATCGAGGAGAAGAATATTGGCCATCTCCAGGTACAAGTTCCAGTCATAGATCTCAGTGCCATACAAGGTAGAGATAAAAGCAATAGTGTAATTGATGAAATAAGACAAGCATCGGAGGAATGGGGATTTTTCCAAGTAATCAATCATGGGATTCCACAAAGCCTGTTGGATGAAATGATTGATGGAGCGCACAGGTTTCACGAGCAAGATGCTGAGGTGAAGAAGCAATACTATTCTCGTGATCTGTTGAGAATGGTGAGATATTTTAGCAATGGGGATCTGTTTGAATCAAGCACTGCTAATTGGAATGACTGTTTGGCGATCAAATTGACGGCTTCTAACCAAGTTGAACCTGATGAATTGCCTGAAGTGTGCAG AAGTCCAGTAATTGATTACGCAAGTCATGTAAACAAGCTGGGAGAAACTCTATTTGAGTTACTATCAGAAGCTCTTGGCTTGGAACTGGACAATCTAAATGCTTTGGGGTGTGCAGAATCGTGCTATTTTCTATTGCACTACTACCCACCATGTCCAGAGCCAGACAAAACTCAGGGAGTTAAAAGGCACACAGATTTTTCTTTCCTTACCATTCTTCTACAAGACCAAATTGGTGGCCTCCAAGTCTTGTATGATAACCAGTGGGCAGATGTGCCGCTCCTCCCAGGAAGTTTGACAGTTAATATTGGAGATCTTCTTCAG ATTATCTCGAATGACAGGTTTAAGAGTGCAGAGCACAGGGTGATTGCAAACCGTATCGGACCTAGAGTTTCAGTGCCGTGCTTTTTCGGTGGTGTTTCCACACCTGCAAGGAAGTATGGTCCGCTCAAAGAATTGATATCAGAAGAAAGTCCTGCGCTCTACAAAGAATTTACAGTTCCGGAATATGCCCAAAACTTCTTCTCCATGCCATATGATGGGTCACATCGTGACATTTGGAAGATCTGA
- the LOC113767026 gene encoding probable aldo-keto reductase 2 isoform X2: MGMSAFYGPPKPEPDMIKLIHHHAVSRGITHLDTSDVYGPHTNEILIGKALKEGMRAKVELATKFAVSYEDGKFDICGDPAYVRAACEASLKRLDVDCIDLYYQHRIDTRVPIEVTVGELKKLVEEGKIKYIGLSEASASTIRRAHAVHPITAIQLEWSLWTRDVEEEIIPTCRELGIGIVAYSPLGQGFFSSGPKLIENLTEGDFRKYLPRFQAENLEHNKKLYERVNAIASRKGCTPSQLALAWVHHQGNDVCPVPGTTKIQNLNQNIGALSVKLSAEDKVELESIASAGVKGERCGPEISTWQNSETPPLSTWKCT; the protein is encoded by the exons ATGGGCATGTCAGCCTTCTACGGCCCGCCCAAGCCCGAGCCCGACATGATCAAGCTCATCCACCACCATGCTGTAAGCAGAGGTATCACCCATCTGGACACCTCCGATGTCTATGGACCTCACACTAACGAAATACTCATTGGTAAG GCTTTGAAGGAAGGAATGAGAGCGAAAGTGGAGCTAGCAACGAAATTTGCAGTCTCCTACGAGGATGGAAAGTTTGACATATGCGGTGATCCAGCCTATGTGAGAGCTGCGTGTGAAGCCAGCTTGAAGCGGCTTGATGTGGACTGCATTGATCTCTATTATCAACATCGCATCGATACACGCGTGCCCATTGAAGTCACG GTAGGAGAACTCAAAAAACTGGTTGAAGAGGGTAAAATAAAGTACATAGGTCTATCCGAGGCCTCTGCTTCAACAATTAGAAGAGCACATGCTGTTCATCCAATAACAGCTATACAGTTGGAGTGGTCATTGTGGACCAGAGATGTCGAGGAAGAGATCATTCCCACTTGCAG AGAGCTTGGCATAGGGATTGTTGCATACAGTCCACTTGGACAAGGATTCTTCTCTTCAGGTCCAAAGCTGATCGAGAATTTGACCGAAGGTGACTTCCGAAAG TATTTGCCAAGGTTTCAAGCAGAGAATTTGGAGCACAACAAGAAGTTGTATGAGCGGGTCAATGCCATTGCTTCAAGGAAGGGTTGTACTCCATCACAGCTAGCATTGGCCTGGGTCCATCACCAAGGAAATGATGTTTGCCCCGTACCCGGCACTACCAAGATTCAGAACCTCAATCAGAATATAGGAGCTTTATCCGTAAAACTGTCCGCAGAGGATAAGGTGGAACTCGAATCTATTGCTTCGGCCGGAGTCAAGGGTGAGAGATGCGGGCCTGAAATTAGCACTTGGCAAAATTCTGAAACTCCACCTTTGTCAACCTGGAAGTGCACATGA
- the LOC113767026 gene encoding auxin-induced protein PCNT115-like isoform X1, with translation MAAAAAAAAAEVKVPRIKLGSQGCEVSAQGLGCMGMSAFYGPPKPEPDMIKLIHHHAVSRGITHLDTSDVYGPHTNEILIGKALKEGMRAKVELATKFAVSYEDGKFDICGDPAYVRAACEASLKRLDVDCIDLYYQHRIDTRVPIEVTVGELKKLVEEGKIKYIGLSEASASTIRRAHAVHPITAIQLEWSLWTRDVEEEIIPTCRELGIGIVAYSPLGQGFFSSGPKLIENLTEGDFRKLLNIEIHTMQYLPRFQAENLEHNKKLYERVNAIASRKGCTPSQLALAWVHHQGNDVCPVPGTTKIQNLNQNIGALSVKLSAEDKVELESIASAGVKGERCGPEISTWQNSETPPLSTWKCT, from the exons ATGGCAGCGgcggcagcagcagcagcagcagaagTGAAGGTGCCAAGAATCAAGCTGGGCTCACAAGGTTGTGAAGTTTCAGCTCAAGGGCTGGGCTGCATGGGCATGTCAGCCTTCTACGGCCCGCCCAAGCCCGAGCCCGACATGATCAAGCTCATCCACCACCATGCTGTAAGCAGAGGTATCACCCATCTGGACACCTCCGATGTCTATGGACCTCACACTAACGAAATACTCATTGGTAAG GCTTTGAAGGAAGGAATGAGAGCGAAAGTGGAGCTAGCAACGAAATTTGCAGTCTCCTACGAGGATGGAAAGTTTGACATATGCGGTGATCCAGCCTATGTGAGAGCTGCGTGTGAAGCCAGCTTGAAGCGGCTTGATGTGGACTGCATTGATCTCTATTATCAACATCGCATCGATACACGCGTGCCCATTGAAGTCACG GTAGGAGAACTCAAAAAACTGGTTGAAGAGGGTAAAATAAAGTACATAGGTCTATCCGAGGCCTCTGCTTCAACAATTAGAAGAGCACATGCTGTTCATCCAATAACAGCTATACAGTTGGAGTGGTCATTGTGGACCAGAGATGTCGAGGAAGAGATCATTCCCACTTGCAG AGAGCTTGGCATAGGGATTGTTGCATACAGTCCACTTGGACAAGGATTCTTCTCTTCAGGTCCAAAGCTGATCGAGAATTTGACCGAAGGTGACTTCCGAAAG TTGCTTAACAttgaaattcacacaatgcaGTATTTGCCAAGGTTTCAAGCAGAGAATTTGGAGCACAACAAGAAGTTGTATGAGCGGGTCAATGCCATTGCTTCAAGGAAGGGTTGTACTCCATCACAGCTAGCATTGGCCTGGGTCCATCACCAAGGAAATGATGTTTGCCCCGTACCCGGCACTACCAAGATTCAGAACCTCAATCAGAATATAGGAGCTTTATCCGTAAAACTGTCCGCAGAGGATAAGGTGGAACTCGAATCTATTGCTTCGGCCGGAGTCAAGGGTGAGAGATGCGGGCCTGAAATTAGCACTTGGCAAAATTCTGAAACTCCACCTTTGTCAACCTGGAAGTGCACATGA
- the LOC113767025 gene encoding probable aldo-keto reductase 2: MAAAAAAEVKVPRIKLGSQGLEVSAQGLGCMGMSGSYGPPKPEPDMIKLIHHAISRGITHLDTSDLYGPHTNEILIGKALKEGIRAKVELATKFAVSFQDGKFDVRGDPAYVRASCEASLKRLDVDCIDLYCQARIDTRVPVEVTIGELKKLVEEGKIKYIGLSEASASTIRRAHAVHPITAVQLEWSLWTRDVEEEIIPTCRELGIGIVAYSPLGRGFFSSGPKLSENLAEGDFRKHMPRFQAENLEHNKNLYERANAIASRKGCTPSQLALAWIHHQGNDVCPIPGTTKIENLNQNIGALSVKLSAEEMAELESIASAGVKGDRYGPGISTWQTSETPPLSTWKRT; encoded by the exons ATGGCAGCGGCTGCAGCAGCAGAAGTGAAAGTGCCAAGAATCAAGCTGGGCTCGCAAGGTCTTGAAGTTTCAGCTCAAGGACTGGGCTGCATGGGCATGTCAGGCTCCTACGGGCCGCCGAAGCCCGAGCCTGATATGATCAAACTCATCCACCATGCTATTAGCAGAGGTATCACCCATCTTGACACCTCCGATCTCTATGGACCTCACACCAACGAAATACTCATTGGCAAG GCGTTGAAGGAAGGAATAAGAGCGAAAGTGGAGCTAGCAACAAAATTTGCAGTCAGTTTTCAGGATGGGAAGTTTGATGTACGTGGTGATCCAGCCTATGTGAGGGCTTCTTGTGAAGCGAGTTTGAAGCGGCTTGATGTGGACTGCATTGATCTCTATTGTCAAGCTCGCATCGATACACGTGTGCCCGTTGAAGTCACG ATAGGAGAGCTGAAGAAACTGGTTGAAGAGGGTAAAATAAAGTATATAGGTCTGTCTGAGGCCTCAGCTTCAACAATTCGAAGAGCACATGCTGTTCATCCAATAACAGCTGTACAGTTGGAGTGGTCATTGTGGACCAGAGATGTCGAGGAAGAGATTATTCCCACTTGCAG AGAGCTTGGCATAGGGATTGTTGCATACAGTCCACTTGGACGAGGTTTCTTCTCATCAGGTCCAAAGCTGAGCGAGAATTTGGCTGAAGGTGACTTCCGAAAG CATATGCCAAGGTTTCAAGCAGAGAATTTGGAGCACAACAAGAACTTGTATGAGCGGGCCAATGCCATTGCTTCAAGGAAGGGTTGTACTCCATCACAGCTAGCATTGGCCTGGATCCATCACCAAGGCAATGATGTTTGTCCCATACCTGGCACTACCAAGATTGAGAACCTCAATCAGAATATAGGAGCTTTGTCTGTAAAACTGTCAGCAGAGGAAATGGCAGAACTTGAATCTATTGCTTCTGCAGGAGTCAAGGGTGATAGGTATGGGCCTGGCATTAGTACTTGGCAAACTTCTGAAACTCCACCTTTGTCAACCTGGAAGAGGACATGA
- the LOC113765674 gene encoding 2-methylene-furan-3-one reductase-like, with translation MATSTPVNIPSKMKAWVYGQYGKPEDVLKLESEVDVPDVNDNQVLIKVVAASLNPVDFKRMYGEFKATDSPPPTVAGYDVAGVVVRVGSKVKEFKVGDEVYGDVHEHALNPKGCGTLAEYTAAEEKVLALKPKNLSFAEAASLPLAVETAYEGLERARLSACESVLVLGGAGGVGTFTIQLSKHVFGASKVAATCSVGKLELLKTLGADLAIDYKSNKYEDLPEKFDVVYDTVGEADRGIKALKEGGRVVTIVGGQSVVPPAFVFVVTSTGSVLTRLKPLIEEKKLKPVMDPKSPFPFSHTIEAFSHLQCGRATGKVVIYPIP, from the exons ATGGCAACCAGTACTCCAGTTAACATCCCCTCCAAAATGAAGGCCTGGGTCTATGGCCAATATGGGAAACCCGAAGATGTCCTTAAATTGGAATCCGAGGTTGATGTTCCTGACGTAAATGATAACCAGGTCTTGATCAAAGTAGTTGCTGCGTCCCTGAATCCAGTCGACTTCAAACGCATGTATGGTGAATTCAAGGCCACTGATTCTCCTCCGCCG ACTGTAGCGGGATATGATGTGGCGGGCGTGGTGGTTAGAGTTGGAAGCAAAGTGAAGGAATTCAAGGTCGGGGATGAAGTATACGGAGACGTTCACGAGCATGCTTTGAACCCAAAGGGATGTGGGACATTGGCGGAGTACACTGCAGCGGAGGAGAAGGTATTAGCTTTGAAGCCCAAGAATCTGAGTTTTGCCGAGGCAGCTAGTCTTCCTCTTGCCGTTGAAACAGCATACGAGGGCCTTGAAAGGGCTAGGCTTTCAGCTTGTGAATCAGTTCTTGTCCTGGGTGGTGCTGGTGGAGTTGGAACTTTCACCATTCAG CTGTCAAAGCATGTGTTTGGTGCATCCAAAGTAGCAGCAACTTGTAGCGTTGGGAAACTGGAGTTACTTAAAACCTTAGGGGCTGATTTGGCTATCGACTACAAAAGCAACAAGTATGAAGATTTGCCAGAGAAATTTGACGTGGTATATGATACCGTTG GTGAGGCTGATAGGGGTATCAAGGCTTTAAAAGAAGGCGGAAGAGTGGTGACAATCGTGGGGGGCCAGTCGGTGGTTCCCCCTGCTTTCGTGTTTGTGGTCACTTCAACTGGTTCTGTCTTAACCAGACTCAAACCTCTCATAGAGGAGAAGAAGCTGAAGCCGGTGATGGACCCTAAAAGCCCTTTCCCATTCTCTCACACCATTGAAGCATTTTCCCATCTTCAATGTGGCAGAGCTACCGGCAAGGTGGTCATATATCCGATTCCATGA